Proteins co-encoded in one Streptomyces roseochromogenus subsp. oscitans DS 12.976 genomic window:
- a CDS encoding PP2C family protein-serine/threonine phosphatase, with amino-acid sequence MRYVTVSALSHPGLLRERNEDSLVVGPWTLCATVTESPQTLVFPIGTPLVVAVADGLGGHPGGEVASALVARRIASLGPALSSEDAVLDALSACNRAVYEAAGGDAGGELAAMGTTIAGIVVQAGSLLVFNVGDSRVFAASTDGLRQVSVDDSPPLEPGRRTTSIVTQCLGGSRSYRAVRPHVRAESLSPGDRYLICTDGLTDPVPQDELDELMREHDDGRAAFELWKAAIAAGGPDNITLAVVRVADA; translated from the coding sequence ATGCGGTACGTGACGGTGAGCGCGCTGAGCCATCCCGGGCTGCTCCGCGAGCGGAACGAGGACAGCCTCGTCGTCGGGCCGTGGACGCTGTGCGCCACGGTGACGGAGAGTCCGCAGACCCTGGTCTTCCCGATCGGCACGCCCCTGGTCGTCGCCGTCGCCGACGGGCTCGGCGGGCATCCCGGCGGCGAGGTGGCCAGCGCCCTGGTGGCTCGCCGGATCGCGTCCCTCGGACCGGCCCTGAGCAGCGAGGATGCCGTCCTCGACGCCTTGAGCGCCTGCAACCGCGCCGTGTACGAGGCCGCCGGCGGCGACGCGGGAGGCGAGCTGGCGGCCATGGGGACGACGATCGCCGGCATCGTCGTACAAGCCGGCTCCCTGCTGGTGTTCAACGTGGGCGACAGCCGGGTCTTCGCAGCCTCCACCGACGGGCTGCGCCAGGTGAGCGTCGACGACAGTCCTCCGCTCGAACCCGGGCGGCGCACCACGTCGATCGTCACCCAGTGCCTGGGCGGCAGCCGCTCGTACCGCGCCGTCCGCCCCCATGTGAGAGCGGAGTCCCTGTCTCCCGGCGACCGCTATCTCATCTGCACCGACGGTCTGACCGACCCCGTGCCGCAGGATGAACTCGACGAGCTGATGCGGGAGCACGACGACGGCCGGGCGGCTTTCGAGCTGTGGAAGGCCGCGATCGCGGCGGGCGGCCCCGACAACATCACGCTGGCGGTCGTACGCGTCGCGGACGCATAG
- a CDS encoding DUF6204 family protein, whose amino-acid sequence MSTRTFRITVRGTFDNLTDAQRAALLAEAAEHDVLRSAFTPEGTLTYDIAARPAFVFRFSDTGAEEEDILEATERAEAAAQAWLTERGYGFKNLRSTAEDLSQAPMGKRQRRAARSIGS is encoded by the coding sequence ATGAGTACTCGCACTTTCCGGATCACCGTCCGCGGCACCTTCGACAACCTCACCGACGCTCAACGGGCCGCGCTGCTGGCCGAGGCCGCCGAACACGACGTGCTGCGCTCCGCGTTCACGCCCGAGGGCACCCTCACCTACGACATCGCCGCCCGGCCGGCCTTCGTCTTCCGTTTCTCCGACACCGGTGCGGAAGAGGAGGACATCCTGGAGGCGACCGAGCGGGCCGAGGCGGCGGCGCAGGCCTGGCTCACCGAGCGCGGCTACGGCTTCAAGAACCTCCGCTCCACCGCCGAGGACCTCTCCCAGGCGCCGATGGGCAAGCGGCAGCGACGCGCGGCACGCTCCATCGGCTCATGA
- a CDS encoding MarR family winged helix-turn-helix transcriptional regulator — protein sequence MSDTLDAALRLVRAQAALVRRFDSRLSGLHGVSLADFTLLLRLSEAPGGRMRRVDLAEALGLTASGVTRGLAPLERIGLVTREADARDARVAYASLTATGRQRLKEMRATAEETAAEVFAAPAWKAEDTGLLSTLLTRLGGTGLAGH from the coding sequence ATGAGTGACACCCTGGACGCGGCACTGCGGCTGGTGCGTGCCCAGGCCGCGCTCGTACGACGCTTCGACTCCCGGCTGAGCGGCCTGCACGGCGTCAGTCTCGCCGACTTCACCCTGCTGCTCAGGCTGAGCGAGGCGCCCGGCGGCCGGATGCGCCGGGTGGACCTCGCCGAGGCACTGGGCCTGACGGCGTCCGGGGTCACCCGCGGGCTGGCTCCGCTGGAGCGGATCGGGCTGGTGACCCGCGAAGCGGATGCCCGGGACGCGCGCGTGGCGTACGCGTCCCTGACCGCGACGGGCAGACAGCGGCTCAAGGAGATGCGCGCCACGGCCGAGGAGACCGCCGCAGAGGTCTTCGCCGCACCGGCGTGGAAGGCCGAGGACACCGGGCTGCTGTCGACTCTGCTGACCCGCCTCGGCGGCACCGGCCTGGCCGGTCACTGA